In Vanrija pseudolonga chromosome 4, complete sequence, a single window of DNA contains:
- the HELO_2322 gene encoding Putative glutathione-dependent formaldehyde-activating enzyme translates to MPLLLHGSCHCRKIKYTVESNTPVPYQICQCSICRKVGGYMGVSNIMGNNATLNIIRGKELLKDYYAPVEFDENDEPKVQGNSKRSFCSNCSTMMWNWHEEWPQWIYPFASTIDSPDLPAPPKGVPGIALMRKYCPEYVPIPGADKMWEKWERYELYPPGEGIEAWHKENGCWID, encoded by the exons Atgccgctcctcctccacgg CTCGTGCCATTGCCGCAAGATCAAGTACACTGTCGAG TCCAACACGCCAGTGCCGTACCAG ATCTGCCAGTGCTCCATCTGCCGCAAGGTCGGCGGATACATGGGCGTGTCCAACATCATGGGCAACAACGCGACGCTCAACATCATCCGTGGCAAGGAGCTGCTCAA GGACTATTACGCGCCTGTCGAGTTTgacgagaacgacgagcCAAAGGTCCAGGGCAACTCGAAGCGCTCGTTCTGCAGCAACTGCTCGACCATGATGTGGAACTGGCATGAGGAGTGGCCGCAGTGGATCTACCCCTTCGCCTCGACCATCGACAGCCCAGacctccccgccccgcccaagGGCGTGCCCGGCATCGCGCTCATGCGCAAGTACTGCCCCGAGTACGTGCCCATCCCGGGCGCCGACAAGATGTGGGAGAAATGGGAGAGGTACGAGCTCTACCCGCCCGGCGAGGGCATCGAGGCGTGGCACAAGGAGAATGGCTGCTGGATTGATtag
- the coq7 gene encoding 5-demethoxyubiquinone hydroxylase, mitochondrial, with product MRPPLQPTRALSRALSSHAYNPPAPQRRGPPGPPGGGPPNAAAGPSTPAPAPPNPATTTSPSLPPEQRRLLEEIVRVDHAGELGANWIYRGQKWASQLRGDRETASQVEAMWDNERHHLNTLTRVAAQHRVRPTALYPAWQVLAWGLGAGTALLGKEAAMACTEAVETVIGEHYDDQLRALKPVLAENAAKAQPDASLPLLAEILEEFRDDELAHLDTAVEEGALRAPAHSLLSAVVGAACHIGIAVAKKV from the exons ATGCGTCCACCACTCCAGCCAACACGAGCGCTATCCCGCGCGCTCTCATCGCACGCGTACAATCCGCCTGCTCCCCAGCGGCGCGGTCCACCAGGCCcacccggcggcggcccacccaacgccgccgcgggcccatccacccccgcccctgCCCCGCCGAACCCGGCCACAacaacctcgccgtccctcccgcccgagcagcgccggctgctcgaggagatcgtgcgcgtcgaccatgcgggcgagctgggcgccaACTGGATCTACCGGGGCCAGAAGTGGGCGAGCCAGCTGCGCGGGGACCGGGAAACTGCGTCGCAGGttgag gCAATGTGGGACAACGAGCGGCACCACCTCAACACGCTGACGCGCGTCGCGGCACAGCACCGCGTGCGCCCGACGGCGCTCTACCCCGCATGGCAGGTGCTCGCGTgggggctcggcgcgggcacggcgctgcTGGGCAAGGAGGCGGCCATGGCGTGCACCGAGGCGGTGGAGACGGTCATCGGCGAGCACTACGACGaccagctgcgcgcgctcaagcCTGTGCTGGCTGAGaacgcggccaaggcgcagCCGGACGCGAGCctcccgctcctcgcggAGATTCTCGAGGAGTTccgggacgacgagctcgcgcatctcgacaccgcggtcgaggagggcgcgcTCCGCGCCCCGGCGCACTCGTTGCTCTCGGCTGTCGTGGGCGCCGCTTGTCATATTGGTATTGCTGTTGCCAAGAAGGTGTGA
- the Brd8 gene encoding Bromodomain-containing protein 8, with protein MVQLAAVDHLSVQEKLLLSQAVYKVGAANWPAVSKLLLAHPCIVGRPTDYFTPEACESSYVALMGSIEINVPAPEGAKPQARVHLQLARTFYFARMEELKHQIANYEQRFTELMREITAIKAGELDDKIHLEIRQALAKRYGKSVVDSWAPLPSAVKAAVEAGPESAQPPVEPKEETKEVDTAPATTVPEIHIQPAEDEDAADAGKDEDAAQPDEPEKAADPEAAEDGNEEAEAESTPTEEPTVDEPSKAEDEEESLEADKKPETEEEVEAEKEEEKEEAEEEADEEEAEEEAEQDDAADKAIEAEEAAEVADETEDAPTKESDAEVEAMDVDEKAEEEEEEEEEEEEEEEADEEEAEEEAEEEDDDKEAAAEASEPTTPKPTTPSSPELSPASELSPLPGEDVPTDAAPSSPTPVTASTRGRKRKAGSQPGSVPVSKRSNRRGASPAASNAGSDDDEDAEVKEEADVEVQQRGRRASRRSLAKKEDSPPPKRGQSASSAASGTPTGADSGPRRRGRPRVIRDDVVTKAARGASEAASVKDEQEDRDEDKEEEDTEEPEEEKRSLRTSGRRKPAPEVATPTEKRGKRGAARTPLPAAPESAGDEGDEADASPAPAGAGPSTTATASTRGRAPRHSSPREQRNTQKLILSLLDTISQHKFGPVFSNPVKKSEAADYYDIIKRPMDLKTIRARIKDGTISTIDEFERDIRLMFANATVFNARGSQVYNMAREMLAASEGHIAHYKSMQHHLSR; from the exons ATGGtccagctggcggcggtggaccACCTGTCGGTGCAGGAGAAACTCCTCCTCTCCCAGGCGGTGTACAAAGTCGGTGCCGCCAACTGGCCAGCCGTCAGCAAACTCTTGTTGGCGCACCCTTGCATCGTCGGTCGGCCAACCGACTACTTTACGCCCGAGGCCTGTGAATCGTCCTACGTGGCGCTCATGGGAAGCATCGAGATCAATGT CCCCGCTCCTGAAGGCGCCAAACCTCAAG CCAGAGTCCacctccagctcgcgcgcaccTTCTACTTTGCGAGGATGGAAGAGCTCAAGCATCAAATTGCAAACTACGAGCAGCGTTTCAC CGAGTTGATGAGAGAGATCACGGCCATTAAGGCTGGAGAGTTGGACGACAAGATTCATCTCGAGATCCGCCAGGCCCTCGCAAAGCGGTACGGCAAGTCGGTGGTCGACTCTtgggcgccgctgccgtcagcCGTCAAGGCTGCCGTCGAAGCCGGTCCCGAATCAGCCCAGCCTCCTGTTGAGCCCAAGGAGGAGACCAAGGAAGTCGACACAGCCCCAGCCACAACAGTTCCAGAGATCCACATCCAGcctgccgaggacgaggacgcggcggacgcTGGCAAGGATGAGGACGCGGCTCAGCCGGACGAGCCAGAGAAGGCAGCCGACCCGGAGGCTGCTGAAGACGGCAACGaggaagccgaagccgagtCAACACCCACGGAGGAGCCGACTGTCGACGAGCCATCCAAGgccgaagacgaggaggaatCCTTAGAGGCCGACAAGAAGCCGgagaccgaggaggaagtGGAGGCAGaaaaggaggaggagaaaGAGGAAGCCGaagaggaggccgacgaggaggaggccgaggaggaagccgagcAAGACGACGCTGCGGACAAGGCCattgaggccgaggaagctgcggaggtcgccgacgaaACTGAGGACGCTCCCACCAAGGAGTCTGACGCCGAAGTCGAGGCGATGGACGTTGACGAGAAGgctgaggaggaagaggaggaggaggaggaggaggaggaggaggaggaggcggatgaggaggaagcagaagaggaggccgaggaggaggatgacgacaAGGAGGCTGCTGCCGAAGCGTCTGAACCTACGACTCCCAAGCCCACGACACCTTCGTCCCCCGAGCTGTCGCCAGCATCCGAACTCTCGCCGCTTCCCGGAGAGGATGtgcccaccgacgccgcacCGTCTTCGCCAACACCCGTCACTGCGTCGACCCGGGGTCGCAAGCGCAAAGCGGGCAGCCAACCTGGCAGTGTGCCTGTGAGCAAGCGATCGAACAGGCGTGGCGCTTCGCCTGCCGCTAGCAATGCTGGAtccgacgatgacgaggatgccgaggtcaaggaggaggcggatGTCGAAGtccagcagcgcggccgccgagcttcGCGCCGCAGCCTTGCCAAGAAAGAGGACTCGCCTCCACCTAAGCGCGGGCAATCCGCATCTTCAGCTGCCTCTGGGACACCAACCGGGGCGGACAGtggacctcgtcgccgcgggcgaCCACGGGTTATCCGCGACGATGTCGTCACCAAGGCCGCGCGGGGCGCGAGCGAAGCCGCGTCGGTCAAGGACGAGCAAGAGGACCGGGATGAAGAcaaggaggaagaggacaCCGAAGAGCCTGAAGAGGAGAAGCGGAGCCTGCGAACCTCTGGCCGTCGAAAGCCTGCGCCTGAAGTCGCAACGCCGACCGAAAAACGAGGCAAACGAGGTGCGGCCCGGA CCCCCCTGCCAGCCGCACCCGAGTCAGCCGGAGATGAAGGTGACGAGGCAGACGCGAGTCCTGCACCGGCGGGGGCTGGGCCATCGACGActgcgacggcgtcgacgcggggcCGAGCACCACGACACTCGTCTCCACGCGAGCAACGCAACACGCAAAAGTTGATACTGTCGCTCCTCGACACCATTTCGCAGCACAAGTTTGGGCCAGTGTTTTCGAATCCGGTGAAGAagagcgaggcggccgactACTACGACATTATCAAGCGCCCCATGGACCTCAAGACTATCCGTGCGCGCATCAAGGACGGGACCATCTCTACGATCGATGAGTTTGAGCGAGACATTCGTCTGATGTTTGC CAACGCCACCGTGTTCAATGCGCGTGGATCCCAAGTCTACAACATGGCGCGTGAGATGCTCGCTGCGAGCGAGGGTCACATTGCGCACTACAAGAGCATGCAGCATCACCTGAGCCGCTAG
- the LYRM4 gene encoding LYR motif-containing protein 4: MPTLAQVQSLYAATRAGASRFASYNFHAYFLRRTDESFAPALATLGDTTTIPASVGARKLSEADLAKWYDAAKAAAPVVERAGEINALYATGDKLVVENTDSRHGKA; encoded by the coding sequence ATGCCCACGCTGGCCCAAGTGCAGTCCCTGTatgcggcgacgcgcgccggcgcgtcccGCTTCGCGTCGTACAACTTCCACGCGTACTTCCTCCGGCGGACAGACGAGAGCTtcgcgcccgcgctcgcgacaCTaggcgacacgacgacgatccCGGCGTCTGTtggcgcgcgcaagctgTCCGAGGCTGACCTGGCCAAGTGgtacgacgccgccaaggcggcagcgccggtcgtcgagcgcgccggcgagatCAACGCGCTGTACGCTACGGGCGACAAGCTGGTCGTTGAGAACACCGACTCGAGGCATGGCAAGGCATAG
- the kap95 gene encoding Importin subunit beta-1, with translation MDVATLFSNILSQDEATRNTATQQLEAAERDNFPAYLHTLATELANEQALPHIRRAAGLAFKNALSARDAVNQPALSERWLSLPDDVRNPLKHTLLQSLASAVHQAASVSAQGVAAIAAIELPHGGWPELIGQLLEFVQNQENTHLRVATLQAVGYICEVVQPQFLSARSNEILTAVVQGARKEEPSTDVQSAAINALYNSLEFIRDNFEREGERNYIMQVVCEATQSSSVTVQVGAFECLVRIMSLYYENMEFYMERALFGLTIMGMKNPEERVALQAIEFWSTVCEEEIEIGIEAQEALSYGEEPAIESKHFAKMALNEILPVLLELLQQQEEDADEDEWTKSMAAASCLELLARNVGDAIVQPVVPFVEAGIRRPEWQHREAAVMAFGSILDGPDSTTLAPLVTQALGALIGMLQNDPDIHVRDSVAWTLSKITELMLDVIDSSMHLQSLVTALVMGLSSSARIVNSCCSALNNLVSQLLPAGDFGDEPPTSPMSVYYEGVFKALMPVSEQPSNESNCRSAAYQTISTFISCSAADTLPIVEQVAVAILGRQEALIGMQNQLLGMDDRNNWNDMQINICVVLQSFIHKSPALVAPYADRIMTNLLTVISSSAKHGGVLEDALATVGALAGALEGGFLKYMEAFAPFLFQALTVFEDYQVVQAAVYCVSDVARSIGEGLVPYAERTMVSLIDILRSPVIQRQVKPTAITAIGEVALAIGPAFVPFLDTTMNILSQAGNTASSATDIALNEFVWTMREAIVDAFIGILNGLKGSDPTPFLQFVPGILNFLRQCLGEEERTEEFVAAALGLIGDFGDTYKGAVRDELLQEWVQSAIQVGRQRGASKQSRSNAAYAQRTIRDLSK, from the exons ATGGACGTTGCCACCCTTTTCTCCAATATCCTCTCCCAAG ACGAGGCGACTCGTAACACGGCTACtcagcagctcgaggcggctgaGAGGGACAACTTT CCCGCCTACCTCCACACTTTGGCCACAGAACTTGCCAACGAGCAGGCACTTCCTCACATCCGCAGGGCCGCAGGTCTTGCATTCAAGAATGCTCTCTCAGCCCGA GACGCCGTTAACCAGCCCGCTCTCTCTGAACGATGGCTGAGCCTTCCCGATGACGTCCGCAACCCTCTCAAGCACACCCTCCTGCagtcgctcgcctcggctgTTCACCAGGCCGCGTCGGTCTCTGCCCAGGGTGTGGCTGCTATCGCCGCGATTGAACTTCCTCACGGCGGATGGCCAGAGCTCATcggccagctcctcgagTTTGTCCAGAACCAGGAGAACACGCACCTCCGTGTTGCCACCCTCCAGGCCGTTGGTTACATCTGCGAGGTTGTC CAACCCCAGTTCCTTTCGGCTCGCTCGAACGAGATCCTCACCGCTGTCGTTCAGGGTGCGCGCAAGGAGGAGCCCAGCACCGATGTCCAGTCGGCTGCTATCAACGCCCTTTACAACTCGCTCGAGTTCATCCGCGACAActttgagcgcgag GGCGAGCGCAACTACATCATGCAGGTCGTCTGCGAGGCCActcagtcgtcgtcggtcaccGTCCAGGTCGGCGCCTTTGAGTGTCTGGTCCGCATCATGTCTCTGTACTACGAGAACATGGAGTTCTACATGGAGCGCGCTCTGTTCGGA TTGACCATCATGGGCATGAAGAACCCCGAGGAGCGTGTCGCCCTCCAGGCTATCGAGTTCTGGTCGACTGTctgcgaggaggagattgagaTTGGCATCGAGGCCCAGGAG GCCCTCAGCTACGGAGAGGAGCCCGCCATCGAGTCCAAGCACTTTGCCAAGATGGCCTTAAATGAGATTCTGCctgtgctgctcgagctgctccagcagcaggaggaggacgctgacgaggacgagtggaCCAAGTCGATGGCTGCCGCTTCGTgtctcgagctgctcgcccgcaacgtcggcgacgccatCGTCCAGCCCGTTGTTCCCTTCGTCGAGGCTGGTATCCGTCGCCCCGAGTGGCAGCACCGTGAGGCCGCCGTCATGGCCTTTGGCTCGATTCTTGACGGCCCCGACTCGACCACCCTCGCGCCTCTGGTTACCCAGGCGCTTGGTGCCTTAATCGGTATGCTCCAGAACGACCCCGACATCCACGTCCGTGACTCGGTCGCCTGGACGCTGTCCAAGATCACTGAGCTCATGCTCGACGTCATCGACTCGAGCATGCACCTCCAGAGCCTTGTTACTGCCCTCGTCATGGGCCTGAGCAGCTCTGCCCGTATTGTCAactcgtgctgctcggcccTCAACAACCTTGTCTCGCAGCTCCTGCCTGCGGGTGACTttggcgacgagccgcccacctcgcccatgTCGGTCTACTACGAGGGCGTGTTCAAGGCCCTCATGCCCGTTTCGGAGCAGCCCAGCAATGAGTCCAACTGCCGCTCGGCCGCCTACCAGACCATCTCGACCTTCATCTCGTGCTCGGCTGCCGACACTCTGCCCATTGTTGAGCAGGTTGCTGTTGCCATCCTTGGCCGCCAGGAGGCCCTTATCGGCATGCAGaaccagctcctcggcatggACGACCGCAACAACTGGAACGACATGCAGATCAACATTTGCGTTGTTCTCCAGTCGTTCATCCACAAGTCGCCTGCCCTCGTTGCCCCTTACGCCGACCGCATCATGACCAACCTGCTCACTGTcatctcgagctcggccaagCACGGTGGTGTTCTCGAGGACGCCCTTGCGACTGTCGGTGCCCTGGCTGGCGCTCTCGAGGGTGGCTTCCTCAAGTACATGGAGGCATTCGCTCCCTTCCTCTTCCAGGCGCTCACCGTCTTCGAGGACTACCAGGTTGTCCAGGCGGCCGTCTACTGCGTTTCTGACGTTGCTCGCTCGATTGGCGAGGGTCTTGTGCCCTACGCTGAGCGCACCATGGTCTCTCTGATCGACATCCTCCGCAGCCCTGTTATCCAGCGCCAGGTCAAGCCTACGGCCATCACTGCCATTGGTGAGGTCGCCCTGGCTATTGGCCCCGCATTCGTTCCCTTCCTCGACACGACTATGAACATCTTGTCGCAGGCCGGCAACACTGCGTCGTCTGCTACCGACATTGCGCTCAACGAGTTCGTCTGGACCATGCGCGAGGCGATTGTCGATGCCTTCATTGGCATCCTCAACGGCCTCAAGGGTTCGGACCCCACTCCGTTCCTTCAGTTCGTTCCCGGCATTCTCAACTTCCTCCGCCAGTGCCTGGGCGAAGAGGAGCGCACTGAGGAGTTTGTTGCCGCCGCTCTGGGTCTCATTGGTGACTTTGGAGACACCTACAAGGGAGCTgtccgcgacgagctgctccaGG
- the COPS7A gene encoding COP9 signalosome complex subunit 7a, which produces MSERNASLEPFLLLARSTKGAAAAKVVLDATAANGVYVFSELLEQPNIKALQNDPSYDKHYRLLDLFAYRTLSDYRQSPDSYPPLTAAHQTKLKQLTLLSLALQHRSLPYAQLTEVLQVGSTRELENVIIDSIYAGLLRGKMHHHEEVLHVDWVSSRDLARDDLVKIQSSLNNWSTNAQTILGALDEQIARIRSQNLVEAEHNATYQKQLDQSFKHARDEQAARRSEKSKSGGPKYSADWDDEDFDGHLASGERILPGRGDHLPDPRAKKRVRD; this is translated from the exons ATGTCGGAGCGGAACGCATCATTGGAGCCATTCCTCCTCCTAGCTCGCTCTACAAagggtgcagcagcagccaaaGTGGTTCTGGACGCGACAGCGGCG AATGGCGTCTACGTCTTCTctgagctgctcgagcagccaAATATCAAGGCT CTCCAGAACGACCCATCATACGACAAGCACTaccgcctgctcgacctgtTTGCGTACCGCACCCTCAGCGACTACAGGCAAT CACCTGACTCTTACCCACCtctcaccgccgcccaccagACCAAGCTGAAGCAGCTCACGCTTCTCTCCCTGGCACTGCAGCACCGC AGCCTTCCCTACGCGCAGCTCACCGAAGTACTGCAAGTTGGCTCCACTCGCGAGCTGGAGAACGTTATCATCGACTCCATCTACGCTGGGCTCCTCCGTGGCAAGATGCACCACCACGAGGAGGTCCTCCATGTCGACTGGGTGTCCAGCCGCGACCTtgcccgcgacgacctcgtcaagaTCCAGTCAAGTTTGAACAACTG GTCAACCAACGCCCAgaccatcctcggcgcgcttgacgaGCAGATTGCGCGCATCCGTTCCCAGAATTTGGTCGAGGCTGAGCACAACGCCACGTACCAGAAGCAGCTGGATCAGTCATTCAAGCATGCACGCGATGAGCAggcggctcgtcgttccGAGAAGAGCAAGTCTGGTGGCCCCAAGTATAGCGCCgactgggacgacgaggacttCGACGGCCATCTGGCATCGGGGGAACGCAT CCTGCCTGGGCGTGGTGACCACCTTCCTGATCCTCGTGCCAAGAAGCGCGTGAGGGACTAG
- the lys1_0 gene encoding Homocitrate synthase, mitochondrial, whose product MCPPEDKPVANGNEEMVAIDLASAVKTNGHLNGGEKDKKGFYNRPSDFLSNTSNWQIIESTLREGEQFANAFFDLETKIKIAKALDEFGVEWIELTSPAASPESRAHCEAICNLGLKRSKILTHIRCHMDDARIAVETGVDGVDVVIGTSSFLREHSHGKDMSWITKTAIEVIQFVKSKGIEIRFSSEDSFRSELVDLLSIYRTVDKIGVNRVGVADTVGCADPRQVYELVRTLRGVVSCDIECHFHNDTGCAIANAYAALEAGATHIDTSVLGIGERNGITPLGGLIARMMVADPEYVKSKYNLTMLREVENIVAEAVEIQVPFNNYITGFCAFTHKAGIHAKAILANPSTYEILNPADFGMTRYVSIGHRLTGWNAVKSRVEQLNLTLTDEQIKDATAKIKELADVRTQSMEDVDMILRIYHTAVQEGKLKVGQSAVLDRLLEEHVNSRETSPNRNAKRQRVEEASA is encoded by the exons ATGTGCCCTCCCGAGGACAAGCCCgtcgccaacggcaacgaGGAGATGGTTGCCATCGACCTTGCTTCGGCCGTCAAGACCAACGGCCACCTCAACGGCGGagagaaggacaagaagggcTTCTACAACCGCCCATCCGACTTTTTGAGCAACACGAGCAACTGGCAG ATCATTGAGTCGACTCTTCGTGAGGGAGAGCAGTTCGCAAATGCCTT CTTTG ACCTTGAGACCAAGATCAAGATCGCCAAGGCCCTCGACGAGTTCGGTGTTGAGTGGATCGAgctcacctcgcccgccgcctcgcccgagtcgcgcgcTCACTGCGAGGCCATCTgcaacctcggcctcaagAGGTCGAAGATCCTTACCCACATCCGTTGCCACATGGACGACGCCCGCATCGCCGTCGAGACTGGTGTCgacggtgtcgacgtcgtcatTGGCACCTCGTCGTTCCTCCGTGAGCACTCGCACGGCAAGGACATGTCGTGGATCACCAAGACCGCCATCGAGGTCATCCAGTTTGTCAAGTCGAAGGGCATTGAGATCCGTTTCTCGTCCGAGGACTCGTTCCGTTCggagcttgtcgacctcCTCTCCATCTACCGCACCGTCGACAAGATCGGTGTCAACCGTGTCGGTGTTGCCGACACTGTCGGCTGCGCCGACCCCCGCCAGGTGTACGAGCTCGTCCGCACCCTCCGTGGTGTCGTCAGCTGCGACATTGAGTGCCACTTCCACAACGACACTGGCTGTGCTATTGCCAACGCctacgccgccctcgaggccggtgCTACGCACATTGACACCTCGGTTCTCGGCATTGGCGAGCGTAACGGTATCACCCCTCTCGGTGGTCTTATTGCCCGCATGATGGTTGCCGACCCCGAGTACGTCAAGTCGAAGTACAACCTTACCATGCTCCGTGAGGTCGAGAACattgtcgccgaggccgtcgagatCCAGGTTCCCTTCAACAACTACATCACTGGCTTCTGCGCCTTCACCCACAAGGCCGGTATCCACGCCAAGGCCATCCTTGCCAACCCCTCGACATACGAGATCCTCAACCCCGCCGACTTCGGCATGACCCGTTACGTCTCGATCGGCCACCGTCTGACTGGCTGGAACGCTGTCAAGTCGCGTGTTGAGCAGCTCAACCTGACTCTCACCGACGAGCAGATCAAGGACGCCACTGCCAAGATCAAGGAGCTTGCCGACGTCCGCACCCAGTCAATGGAGGACGTTGACATGATCCTTCGTATCTACCACACTGCTGTTCAGGAGggcaagctcaaggtcgGACAGTCTGCTGTTCTCGACCGCCTGTTGGAGGAGCACGTTAACAGCCGTGAGACTTCGCCCAACCGGAATGCCAAGAggcagcgtgtcgaggaggCGTCGGCGTAG